Genomic segment of Notolabrus celidotus isolate fNotCel1 chromosome 1, fNotCel1.pri, whole genome shotgun sequence:
GAAGCGTTTCAGTCTTTTTACTCTTCATCAGAGAGGAGTCACGGATTGTTACAGACGACTAAAAGAAGAGGAGTAAGTACTGGATCAAAACAGAACCACTCTGTGGACTTCTTTGACTCGTGTTTCGTAAAAAAAGAGCCGAATTATCTGTTAGCTTTAGCTGCTGTGCTCTGTCTCTTAGCTTTACTGCTAACGTACGGTCAGTCTAAGAGGGTCGGTTTGTCTTTCAAAGTTATTTTATGACACTATCATGTGAACATTGAACATTATGAGCAGTCGGTGTGGCTGCTCAGGTAAGCTTCACGtgctctctcagtgtgtgtgtgtgtgtatgtgtgtctgcctGAAGAgtcgctgtccatggtgctaaCACACAGCAGGCTCGTGTTAGGAGCCTCACTGATATAATTTATATAAATAACTCCACAGTGATAttgtttatggttttaaaaCCTCATCAGTATTCAATctattttaaaaacaccacaaacatgACAATAACAGGAATAACCAACCAGAGAATGAAGTCAGCAGCTGAGTTACCCTGAGCTCAGACGGCTTGGTGTCAAGTGTTTGTCCGCAGACCTCCAcagctctctcttttctttatgaTTTACACTTTtattactgtattttttttttttataactcaagcatttttaaaattttattccTGCATAAAACAGAAGGCTTGTGTCTCTGCCttaataaatagaaacaaaagaaagataAGGGACTACATAATAAAAGGAGCAataggagaaaaacaaacaaacaaaaaacaaacaaaaataacggaaaaaaaatggaaaacaagcaaaaaaacagaaaaataccaaaaaaaaacaacacaaaattaatagaaaacattgggaaaaacaaacaaacaacaacctaatataatgaaaataaaataaatattaaaaaggataaaaaggcgtgtcctgggtcttcctctgtcttctttcaggcatcctgaccagatgcccaaaCAACCTCATCTGGCATCTCTCGGTGCGGAGAAACAGCAGAGATGAGATCCTAATGTCACCGAAGTGGACGCCCTCAGCCACTTGGCTGCGCTTAGAAATtatgtccataaaagttataaaCGGAACCGATGACAAAGGGGAGCGCAGCCCTGGCAGAGTTTTCTTGTCACTTCTTCCTTTTAATAATTTTATATAATTACAGAAGAGAGCAACTTTTCCTAATCTCAGTTTCAGTAATACTCATGGAGAAAGTTCACAGATGACACTATAACATCTTCAATACAGAACATAACATGTTCATTAAAACAAGGAGAGAAGAGGGAcggaagaaaaaaatgtgtatacCAATGCTCCTTTGGATAACAGCAAGCatgttcaatcaatctttatttgtgcagCCCCAAATCAGTAAATAACAGATACTAAAGACATAGATTAAACCAAAGTCATCTTTTGAAGTAAAgctattttaaatcattaaaaacactCAACAAACATACTTAAGTGCTTTCTAGCTGACCTGGGATCTGAGGTGAGGGGGCTGCCAGCTGAGCTGCAGATCATGTCCAGTCCAGTATCATTATCTTCATATCAACTTCTTTGTCCACAGTCTCCTCATCTTGGAGGAAACTTTCTTCATCCATTTTACCGCTGAGTTGAACTCGTCTTCAGctccaaaaatgttttgaagcAGGAAGACGTCGTGTATCTCAGATCTGCACCTTATAACCCGCTCAAACACATCAGACTAAGGGGCTGTCGTTGTTACACCGTTTCATCTTTCCACATCAAGTTAAAATCTCTAAAATGTATCATCCAGTTTTGATGTATAGTTAGTCGCTATCAGGTGTGAACTCAAAGGTCTCTCAGGGTGACTCCGTGTTGAATCCTATGGTGTTTTTGGAAGAGGACTTCAGGAGTACGGCCTGTTCCAGCTGATTTTCCCTCTGATCACTTCTATCCACAGTGTAAATAAGATGTGTAATTTGAGTGTGTGACTGTTTCCTCTTCCAGAAGATGAGCGAGAGCGGTGATGACTTCAAACCTGTGAGCTGCACAATCAAACCTCCCGTCTACCTGCACATCGGAGAAACGAAAGCAGACCCTGCCCACTCTGGAGTCTGCGTGGTCGATGTCACCCTCCCCTTTGGAAAGCCGGTGGATGTAAGATGACCTTTATCTCATATGTCATTTAAAGCTCTGTGTCCATGCTGACTGTCACATATGTGTTTCAATGTGTTAATGTTTGCTCTGCTGTAAATTACCTGTTAGTTGGTTCCTGTGCTGACGGTAGATTCACCTGAGAACCTGCTGACTGCTACATGAGGAACAAGTTAAATCCCTTCAGACTCAGACTCTTGCTTTCCTCCGAGTCTGCACATGAAAACTGAAAGTTAGATTTGCCCTCAAACTTAATTTTATCCAACATTTTTCACTGTCTCCTGGCGGCACCATCtaataaagcagaaaataacACACATACAAGCAAAACATGAGTTTAAATAAGACACTGTGTTCCTGAGGAGAGGGAGACTTCAAACATTTTGGGCTTTGACCtacttttttatcatttagtCCTAATTAAGAATCATTTTTAAAGCAGAGCGGTTCCTCATTAGCTCCCCGCTCCTAGCTTCAAAGGCGGCCGCCTGCAGCCAGTTAATGCATGAAGGAATtatctgcagctctgctttaaATGTTAATACTAGGGTTTTGGCAGACTCAGTGTTTCCTCAACAATAGGTGTGTGATCCACTGTGGACCAGAGCCAGTTTAATGAGTCTGATATCCTGTTCCCTAGAACGTTTATCATTTAATCCAGCAGGTCGTCACGAAtcgtatgtttgtttttattggtgttAGAAGTCAAATGTAGGATGATCTTGTTTACAGATACATGGCTCTCATGGTAATGTGGCAGAGGAGTTTCTTCCTGTAATTACTTCAGTGTTTATAATCCAgagtacctgtgtgtgtgtttcaggtggaGGAGATCACCTTTAAGAACTACTACACAGCCTACCTGACCGTACGTCTGCTGAGGAGGGGCCCCGGGCAGGAAGCCACCGCTAAGTGGTCCACAGCTCTGAGAGACCTGCCTCTAATGGACAACCCTCACACCGAGCGGGGCTCACAGGACTACTACTCCATCCACAGGACCCAGGTGGGCTGAGTCTGTGTGatttcaaaacgctgcagcttgaGTACTGACAAGAACTAggatgagagagcacatctccccagtgttagcttctctacactggctccccataaaatctagaatagaatttaaaatccttcttctgacctacaaagctttTAACGGTCAGACATCTTcctatcttaaagagctcatagtgccctatttccCATCTAGAACGCTAAACTTCCAGCAcccaggcctgctcatcgtacctaaagtctctaaaaatagtatgggaggtggagCCGTGAATTATCAGACACCTCTCcgttggaatcatctaccagtcagggtccgggaggcagacaccctcttgACTTTCATgaataggcttcaaactttcctaggtctggctcaggcttggaccagctcttagtaatgctgctataggcttagactgctataggctcagactgctaggGGGAACtgatacactgggatcctgtctctccctctctctcttctgtctgtctgtctcttactttaaccttcctgttcattaaagttactaaccatagacctttctggagtccctgagctcccttgtctcgtaggttcctctggaccatagactgtataaaatatggacggagtatccgtgatgtcacccgtctgtttctgaagagctgttttgagaccgatcggcggcggcagccatact
This window contains:
- the nicn1 gene encoding nicolin-1 isoform X4 is translated as MSESGDDFKPVSCTIKPPVYLHIGETKADPAHSGVCVVDVTLPFGKPVDVEEITFKNYYTAYLTVRLLRRGPGQEATAKWSTALRDLPLMDNPHTERGSQDYYSIHRTQDPEKEVSDWLSDLTLVDNHPDLEGLPDPQTVSSSLQQMWALTEVMQSNQTTASIGRFDVDGCYDINLLSLT
- the nicn1 gene encoding nicolin-1 isoform X3, coding for MSESGDDFKPVSCTIKPPVYLHIGETKADPAHSGVCVVDVTLPFGKPVDVEEITFKNYYTAYLTVRLLRRGPGQEATAKWSTALRDLPLMDNPHTERGSQDYYSIHRTQDPEKEVSDWLSDLTLVDNHPDLEQGLPDPQTVSSSLQQMWALTEVMQSNQTTASIGRFDVDGCYDINLLSLT
- the nicn1 gene encoding nicolin-1 isoform X2, with product MSESGDDFKPVSCTIKPPVYLHIGETKADPAHSGVCVVDVTLPFGKPVDVEEITFKNYYTAYLTVRLLRRGPGQEATAKWSTALRDLPLMDNPHTERGSQDYYSIHRTQMQVEPDHVTSVRLILRQPSSAWLTFSLEDVHIYPHTEPDPEKEVSDWLSDLTLVDNHPDLEGLPDPQTVSSSLQQMWALTEVMQSNQTTASIGRFDVDGCYDINLLSLT